In Nomascus leucogenys isolate Asia unplaced genomic scaffold, Asia_NLE_v1 000778F_95274_qpd_obj, whole genome shotgun sequence, a single genomic region encodes these proteins:
- the LOC115834384 gene encoding uncharacterized protein LOC115834384, which produces MRGLERMEIRGGRYLLLGEVLGHSALGAQPAQAAYGDADELLELPTLLQRPAGQGPCASLRGCCINPATALLLSHRRPAQRRSVQAAAAEAGSLGRGRGRLGEEPGSQESWSRSAPPRCRSQDADRVGSQVCCSRPQGRVSGGQIAATAGGKKPGKAAVAGAKAAAAAAGQKGATAGDKNLGKAAREDKNPRRRKQKAAAAGLKSHGAQKPSGAKSLGGGEKVAAGKSHGDEGKNPWRRVQKPAAAKSRGGGGKKTRRRGDKNPRRRGSKSRGGKSRGVAGAKSCGCRAK; this is translated from the exons ATGAGAGGGCTGGAGCGGATGGAAATTCGGGGG GGTCGGTATCTCCTGCTGGGTGAGGTCCTTGGACACAGCGCACTTGGTGCGCAGCCCGCGCAGGCTGCCTATGGAGATGCCGATGAACTTCTGGAGCTGCCCACACTGCTGCAGCGCCCGGCTGGCCAAGGCCCCTGCGCCTCCCTCCGTGGCTGCTGCATCAACCCCGCCACCGCCCTCCTTCTCTCCCATCGCCGCCCTGCGCAGCGCCGCTCTGTGCAGGCAGCAGCGGCCGAGGCAGGGAGCCTggggcgcgggcgcgggcgcCTAGGGGAGGAACCCGGGAGCCAGGAGAGCTGGAGCAGGAGCGCCCCTCCGCGCTGCCGGAGCCAGGACGCCGATAGAGTTGGCAGCCAAGTCTGCTGCTCCCGCCCCCAGGGCCGAGTCAGCGGGGGACAAATAGCTGCAACAGCGGGGGGTAAAAAACCTGGAAAAGCGGCGGTGGCGGGGGCAAaagccgcggcggcggcggcggggcagAAAGGCGCGACTGCGGGGGATAAAAACCTGGGAAAAGCGGCCCGTGAGGACAAAAACCCGCGGCGGCGGAAgcaaaaagccgcggcggcggGGTTAAAAAGCCATGGAGCGCAAAAACCCTCCGGGGCAAAAAGCCTTGGCGGCGGGGAAAAAGTGGCAGCGGGAAAAAGCCACGGCGATGAGGGCAAAAATCCTTGGCGGCGGGTTCAAAAACCGGCGGCggcaaaaagccgcggcggcggGGGCAAAAAGACGCGGCGTCGAGGAGATAAAAACCCGCGGCGGCGGGGGTCAAAAAGCCGCGGCGGAAAAAGCCGCGGCGTCGCGGGGGCAAAAAGCTGCGGCTGCAGGGCCAAATAG